Proteins encoded by one window of Cannabis sativa cultivar Pink pepper isolate KNU-18-1 chromosome 4, ASM2916894v1, whole genome shotgun sequence:
- the LOC115714610 gene encoding NAC domain-containing protein 35, translating to MAIAGTSSSTTTASNNMSQENESSNNNVVSKANDDDDDHEHDVVMPGFRFHPTEEELVEFYLRRKVEGKRFNVELITFLDLYRYDPWELPALAAIGEKEWFFYVPRDRKYRNGDRPNRVTTSGYWKATGADRMIRTESSRSIGLKKTLVFYSGKAPKGIRTSWIMNEYRLPQHETERYQKAEISLCRVYKRPGVEDHPSLPRSLPSRASSSSRAAHLVDRKQQPVNAMEKIGQAFMGQPTALPQQFEQENMNETDGSSSSDVAAGNILGVSKRKANYRTSLMATPLIHASLEQTVAAAAASNNINEAQAAMLSSHLLQPKQIMSTCPISCSPIFPGSSSSAVGAANSIDDLHRLVNYQQQQQQQYYHQQEQQQQQPSTNQFGHPLQLPPQAQPQLPSAALNALPNFLPTTFSDRLWEWNPFPEPNRDYSNNPFK from the exons ATGGCAATTGCAGGCACCTCAAGTAGTACTACTACAGCTAGTAATAATATGAGCCAAGAGAACGAGTCTTCCAACAACAACGTTGTAAGCAAGGCCAACGATGATGACGATGACCATGAACACGACGTCGTTATGCCAGGCTTTCGCTTCCACCCTACCGAAGAAGAACTTGTTGAGTTTTACCTTCGCCGTAAGGTTGAGGGCAAAAGATTCAATGTTGAGCTCATTACTTTCTTAGATCTTTATCGCTATGACCCTTGGGAGCTTCCAG CTTTGGCTGCAATTGGAGAGAAGGAATGGTTCTTCTATGTGCCAAGAGACAGAAAATATAGAAACGGCGACCGGCCTAACCGGGTGACAACCTCCGGATATTGGAAGGCAACGGGAGCTGACCGAATGATCCGAACCGAGAGCTCTCGGTCGATTGGGTTGAAGAAAACCCTAGTTTTTTATTCTGGGAAAGCTCCCAAAGGCATCCGAACCAGTTGGATTATGAATGAGTATCGCTTGCCTCAACATGAAACTGAAAGATATCAGAAG GCAGAGATATCCCTTTGCCGTGTGTACAAGAGACCAGGTGTGGAAGATCATCCTTCTCTTCCACGCTCTCTCCCATCTAGAGCGTCGTCTTCATCAAGAGCAGCTCACTTAGTAGACAGAAAGCAGCAGCCCGTCAACGCCATGGAAAAAATCGGCCAAGCTTTCATGGGACAGCCAACGGCACTGCCTCAACAATTTGAGCAAGAAAATATGAACGAAACAGACGGAAGCAGCAGTTCCGATGTTGCAGCAGGAAATATTCTTGGAGTCTCTAAACGCAAAGCCAATTACAGGACTTCATTAatggctactccactcattcaCGCCTCCCTCGAACAAACAGTGGCCGCAGCCGCAGCTTCCAACAATATCAACGAGGCACAGGCTGCGATGCTGTCATCTCATCTACTGCAGCCTAAGCAAATCATGAGTACTTGTCCAATTAGTTGCTCCCCAATCTTTCCGGGCTCTTCTTCCTCGGCCGTGGGGGCAGCGAATTCCATCGACGACCTTCACAGATTAGTAAATTaccagcagcagcaacaacagcaATACTATCATCAACAagagcagcagcagcagcagcctTCCACCAACCAATTTGGCCATCCATTGCAGCTGCCACCGCAGGCGCAGCCACAACTGCCTTCGGCTGCCCTTAATGCACTGCCTAATTTCCTTCCAACTACCTTCTCTGACCGGCTGTGGGAGTGGAACCCTTTCCCGGAGCCTAACCGAGACTACTCCAACAACCCCTTCAAGTAA